A window from Parafrankia irregularis encodes these proteins:
- a CDS encoding peroxiredoxin-like family protein has product MNQTAAAPVTIQGLLDQLQATRDAEWAPEQLRAHADLRRSLEENADRARFVRPGDVVAPFALAEVGGGSVVLDDLLADGPVTLVFFRFEGCPACNTALRGYQLTLAPALRELGAHLVIVSPQIPEKLLAIKERHGFEFLVASDPDRVLIDSFGIGFAPDAAARDESRRSGVDLGAILGTGEWTLPYPTVVVIDRDRIVRFADVHPDWMVRTDSSAVLAAVRPLVGRRPAP; this is encoded by the coding sequence ATTAATCAGACTGCGGCAGCACCCGTGACGATTCAGGGACTGTTGGACCAGCTGCAGGCTACCCGGGACGCGGAATGGGCACCGGAGCAGCTTCGGGCCCATGCCGACCTGCGACGCTCCCTCGAGGAGAACGCGGACCGCGCGCGCTTCGTCAGACCAGGCGACGTGGTGGCGCCCTTTGCTCTGGCCGAGGTCGGTGGCGGCAGTGTCGTACTCGACGACCTGCTGGCCGACGGGCCGGTGACACTTGTCTTCTTCCGGTTCGAGGGCTGCCCCGCGTGCAACACGGCCCTGCGCGGCTACCAGCTCACCCTCGCGCCGGCCCTGCGCGAGCTGGGGGCGCACCTCGTCATCGTCAGCCCCCAGATCCCCGAGAAGCTGCTGGCGATCAAGGAACGGCACGGCTTCGAATTCCTGGTGGCCAGCGACCCCGACCGGGTTCTGATCGACTCCTTCGGTATAGGTTTCGCGCCCGACGCGGCCGCGCGCGACGAATCTCGGCGCAGCGGCGTGGATCTCGGTGCGATTCTCGGCACCGGAGAGTGGACGCTGCCCTATCCGACGGTCGTCGTCATCGACCGCGACCGGATCGTTCGTTTTGCCGACGTCCATCCCGACTGGATGGTGCGGACCGATTCCTCGGCCGTTCTCGCCGCGGTTCGGCCCCTTGTCGGTCGGCGACCGGCCCCCTGA
- a CDS encoding class II aldolase/adducin family protein, translating into MTLSTYDVSATGTRPAPDAAPGASAGERGNPWAGLVAPAEGGQWPRPEPVRTVEEERLHRKRKLAAAYRLFAKLGVAEGLSGHISARDPELTDHFWVNRFGLDFSRIKVSNLLLVNCNGEIVEGTPPLNPAAFNIHSQIHAARPDVVAAAHTHALYGRALAAIGEPLHPISQDSLAFYEDQVIFDEYNGVVLDKEEGRKIATALGPRKLAILRNHGLLTVGTSVEAAAYWYIAAERAARTQLVAAAAGALRILDHEIASATAGEGWGDDGARWAFEALYDLIVEEQPDLLE; encoded by the coding sequence ATGACGCTTTCCACATATGACGTGTCGGCAACGGGGACCCGGCCGGCGCCGGATGCGGCCCCCGGGGCATCCGCCGGTGAGCGGGGGAACCCGTGGGCCGGGCTGGTCGCACCGGCGGAAGGCGGGCAGTGGCCTCGCCCGGAACCGGTCAGAACGGTCGAGGAAGAGCGGCTGCACCGTAAGCGCAAGCTTGCCGCCGCGTACCGGCTCTTCGCCAAGCTCGGCGTCGCCGAGGGCTTGTCCGGCCACATCAGCGCCCGTGATCCCGAGCTGACCGACCATTTCTGGGTGAACCGGTTCGGCCTCGACTTCAGCCGGATCAAGGTCTCCAACCTGTTGCTGGTCAACTGCAACGGGGAGATCGTCGAGGGCACGCCGCCGCTGAACCCGGCGGCGTTCAACATCCATTCGCAGATCCACGCCGCCCGGCCGGACGTCGTCGCCGCCGCGCATACGCATGCGCTGTACGGCCGGGCGCTCGCCGCCATCGGCGAGCCGCTGCATCCGATCTCGCAGGATTCCCTCGCGTTCTACGAGGATCAGGTGATCTTCGACGAGTACAACGGGGTCGTGCTGGACAAGGAGGAGGGCCGGAAGATCGCCACTGCGCTCGGTCCGCGCAAACTGGCGATCCTGCGTAACCACGGCCTGCTTACCGTCGGCACCAGCGTGGAGGCGGCGGCGTACTGGTACATCGCGGCGGAGCGGGCCGCGCGGACCCAGCTCGTCGCGGCGGCGGCCGGTGCGCTGCGAATCCTGGACCACGAGATCGCCAGCGCCACCGCCGGCGAGGGATGGGGTGACGACGGCGCTCGCTGGGCTTTCGAGGCCCTCTACGACCTCATTGTCGAGGAACAGCCCGACCTGCTCGAGTGA
- a CDS encoding alpha/beta fold hydrolase, which translates to MTAARAKRPPEAAPRQDPGSARAFRVARAGGHVAGSVRGGGTPLLVLHGGPGLSDTSFLFADELEGWQTVRYTQRGVPPSSEQGPYTLEHHVADAVAVIDALGLQHVCVVGHSWGGHLAMHLAVSRPDRVLGLVLVDPFGATGDGGEAALATEMTARLPAGDAARADALDRRALAGFGSEAEALESMALFWRSYYANPAHAPAMPAGLRLSVSCYAESLTSMRHHLAQDTLARLAPTATCPVHVVVGGASPIPTSVGSATADLFPRGRLITVPGGGHLPWTERPGCLRAALENLRNELHADSLVPPHARQQCERAEPAV; encoded by the coding sequence GTGACGGCCGCGAGGGCCAAGCGCCCCCCGGAAGCCGCTCCACGCCAGGACCCCGGGTCCGCCCGTGCCTTCCGCGTGGCGCGGGCGGGCGGCCATGTGGCCGGTTCCGTGCGCGGCGGCGGGACTCCCCTGCTCGTCCTGCACGGCGGACCCGGGCTCTCTGACACCAGCTTCCTGTTCGCCGACGAACTCGAGGGCTGGCAAACCGTCAGGTACACCCAGCGCGGCGTCCCGCCGTCGAGCGAACAGGGCCCGTACACCCTCGAACACCACGTAGCGGACGCTGTCGCCGTCATCGACGCGCTCGGCCTCCAGCACGTCTGCGTCGTCGGCCACAGCTGGGGCGGCCATCTTGCGATGCATCTCGCGGTCTCGCGCCCCGACCGGGTGCTGGGCCTGGTGCTCGTCGACCCGTTCGGTGCCACCGGCGACGGCGGGGAGGCGGCGCTCGCGACGGAGATGACCGCCCGGCTGCCAGCCGGGGACGCGGCCCGCGCGGACGCGCTCGATCGGCGGGCGCTGGCCGGGTTCGGCTCGGAGGCCGAGGCCCTCGAGTCGATGGCGCTCTTCTGGCGCAGCTACTACGCCAACCCTGCCCACGCGCCGGCGATGCCGGCGGGTCTGCGGCTGTCCGTGTCCTGTTACGCCGAATCGCTCACGTCGATGCGCCACCACCTGGCCCAGGACACTCTCGCCAGGCTCGCGCCGACCGCCACCTGCCCCGTCCATGTGGTGGTCGGGGGGGCAAGCCCGATCCCGACGTCGGTCGGATCCGCCACGGCCGACCTCTTCCCCCGCGGGCGCCTGATCACGGTTCCGGGTGGCGGCCACCTGCCGTGGACGGAACGACCCGGCTGCCTGCGGGCGGCCCTCGAGAATCTGCGGAACGAGCTGCACGCGGACTCGTTGGTGCCGCCGCACGCTCGTCAGCAATGCGAAAGGGCTGAGCCCGCTGTGTAA
- a CDS encoding PHP domain-containing protein, with product MSNIPTPQATIRLPADSHVHTEWSWDTAVGSMEHSCLRALEVGLPSISFTEHSDFTPWSINERVYARLGEQYRAMVSAEGLLLPPGLDVEGYVAAVEHCRERFPDLVITCGVEIGEPHWHPEKVDALLRAYPFDRVIASSHSVKRHGGYHMVGDLFTEMPPDDVVREYLADVHKMIEADTRFEILGHIDYPVRDWPADTAGPYYPARFRDEYMNVLGALAASGRVLEVNTTVPLHPQIVAWWCDAGGQALSFGSDAHAPERVGAGFTQAAAMAESHGFRGGDDPAGLWTRR from the coding sequence GTGAGCAACATCCCGACGCCGCAGGCCACGATCAGACTCCCTGCCGACAGTCACGTCCACACCGAATGGTCCTGGGACACAGCGGTCGGATCGATGGAGCACTCGTGCTTACGCGCGCTGGAGGTGGGCCTACCGTCCATCTCCTTCACGGAGCATTCGGACTTCACACCCTGGTCCATCAACGAGCGTGTGTACGCACGGCTCGGTGAGCAGTACCGCGCGATGGTCTCCGCGGAGGGCCTGCTCCTGCCACCCGGCCTCGACGTCGAGGGCTATGTCGCGGCGGTCGAGCACTGTCGGGAACGCTTTCCCGACCTGGTCATCACCTGCGGTGTCGAGATCGGCGAGCCGCACTGGCACCCCGAGAAGGTCGACGCGCTGCTGCGGGCCTACCCCTTCGACCGTGTGATCGCGTCCTCGCACTCAGTCAAGCGCCACGGCGGCTACCACATGGTCGGGGACCTCTTCACAGAGATGCCCCCCGATGACGTCGTCCGCGAGTACCTCGCCGACGTCCACAAGATGATCGAGGCGGACACCCGTTTCGAGATCCTCGGCCACATCGACTATCCCGTCCGCGACTGGCCCGCGGACACCGCCGGTCCCTACTACCCCGCGCGGTTCCGCGACGAGTACATGAATGTGCTGGGCGCGCTCGCGGCCAGCGGGCGGGTCCTCGAGGTCAACACCACCGTGCCCCTGCACCCCCAGATCGTGGCCTGGTGGTGCGACGCCGGCGGTCAGGCGCTCAGCTTCGGCAGCGACGCCCACGCCCCGGAAAGGGTCGGCGCCGGTTTCACGCAGGCCGCGGCGATGGCGGAAAGCCACGGGTTCCGCGGCGGCGACGACCCAGCGGGCCTCTGGACGAGGCGGTGA
- a CDS encoding macrolide 2'-phosphotransferase encodes MTNPLSPESLLALAARHGLDLVEGSLRPDNTGWDFQVAHAITKDGVAWILRVPRRPDIAEGIDVEARLLDVVRGLLPVAVPDWRIRTRDLVAYPRLAGEPAATEAVATRTLSWRIDRVDPPDVYVEQLAEIMARLHQAPIDAAAATGIPVRTPAGVRLTFSTRLERARREIGMHDSWWNRGRRWLEDDRLWPARSVLLHGDLHPGHTLVDGTGSIVGLLDWTDAEVGDPGQEFIEATRKFEPKNLARVLDAYQRHGGDVWPGLRANIEEGVAFAPMFLGLLGLDSEQPHYVERARTALAAPSPR; translated from the coding sequence ATGACCAACCCACTCTCACCCGAATCCCTCCTCGCTCTGGCCGCCCGACACGGACTGGACCTCGTCGAGGGCTCGCTGCGCCCGGACAACACCGGCTGGGATTTCCAGGTCGCGCACGCCATCACCAAGGACGGTGTCGCCTGGATCCTGCGGGTTCCCAGACGGCCCGACATCGCCGAGGGCATCGACGTCGAGGCGAGACTCCTCGACGTCGTCCGCGGCCTGCTGCCGGTCGCCGTCCCCGACTGGCGAATCCGCACCCGCGACCTCGTCGCCTACCCGCGGCTGGCTGGTGAGCCTGCGGCGACGGAGGCCGTCGCGACCCGGACACTGTCCTGGCGCATCGACAGGGTCGACCCACCGGACGTCTACGTCGAGCAGCTCGCCGAGATCATGGCGAGGCTGCACCAGGCACCCATCGATGCCGCAGCCGCGACGGGCATCCCGGTCCGCACGCCGGCGGGGGTCCGGCTCACCTTCTCCACCCGCCTCGAACGGGCCCGCCGGGAGATCGGCATGCACGACAGCTGGTGGAACCGTGGGCGGCGCTGGCTTGAGGACGACCGCCTTTGGCCCGCCCGTTCGGTGCTCCTGCATGGCGACCTGCACCCGGGCCACACGCTCGTGGACGGTACGGGCAGCATCGTCGGCCTTCTGGACTGGACCGACGCGGAGGTCGGCGATCCCGGCCAGGAGTTCATCGAGGCAACCCGGAAGTTCGAGCCGAAGAACCTCGCCCGGGTGCTCGACGCCTATCAGCGCCACGGCGGGGACGTGTGGCCCGGCCTGCGCGCGAACATCGAAGAGGGCGTCGCCTTCGCGCCGATGTTCCTCGGCCTTCTCGGGCTCGACAGCGAGCAGCCGCATTACGTCGAGCGAGCCCGGACCGCGCTCGCCGCTCCCTCGCCTCGCTAG
- a CDS encoding NAD(P)/FAD-dependent oxidoreductase — protein sequence MRAPEPAELLVVGGGIVGALCAARARENYPDWAVTLVTAAQVGDGASRFTAGLCLPVARSIEQRAMVTDSEAYYRRHTGSGFLHRIEMIDVTADPAAWQARLVGVRAFSNGRPALPDCCRVSSGETALRYGGVLVVNAAGIAAALVGPGSGVCVQSRTDVRTLAHDGTVWNASVHSPQGPRTIRAHRVILATGPWPWPAGEGLPDGGGDELRTKRVAALELHLPDLTPGTCVHFVDDDIFLLATPRGRALASFYRSRWDVSPVGCDGTIDAADLEDGLAQLAARFHGSGPSVLGGRAFCDSYAPERHPLVMRGDHRIACVTGTSGSGVRFGPALAARALAAIEDL from the coding sequence GTGAGGGCGCCCGAGCCCGCTGAGCTGTTGGTGGTCGGCGGCGGCATCGTCGGCGCACTGTGCGCGGCCCGGGCCCGGGAGAACTACCCGGACTGGGCCGTCACGCTGGTCACAGCGGCGCAGGTCGGGGACGGAGCCAGCCGCTTCACGGCAGGGCTGTGCCTTCCTGTCGCGCGCAGCATCGAGCAGCGGGCGATGGTGACCGACAGCGAGGCGTACTACCGCCGTCACACCGGCTCAGGCTTCCTGCATCGGATCGAGATGATCGACGTGACGGCAGACCCTGCGGCGTGGCAGGCCAGGCTGGTCGGTGTTCGCGCGTTCAGCAACGGCAGACCGGCCCTGCCCGACTGCTGTCGCGTCTCCTCGGGCGAGACGGCCCTGCGCTACGGCGGGGTCCTCGTCGTCAACGCCGCGGGCATCGCCGCCGCCCTGGTCGGACCCGGCTCCGGCGTGTGCGTCCAGTCGCGGACCGACGTCAGGACTCTCGCCCACGATGGCACGGTCTGGAATGCCAGTGTCCACTCGCCGCAGGGCCCCAGGACGATCCGCGCGCACCGGGTGATCCTCGCGACCGGCCCCTGGCCCTGGCCAGCGGGCGAGGGCCTTCCGGACGGTGGCGGCGACGAGCTGCGCACCAAACGGGTCGCGGCCCTCGAACTTCATCTGCCGGACCTCACGCCCGGGACCTGCGTGCATTTCGTCGACGACGACATCTTCCTGCTCGCCACCCCCCGAGGCAGAGCGCTCGCGAGCTTCTACCGCAGCCGGTGGGACGTCTCGCCAGTCGGCTGCGACGGGACCATTGACGCCGCCGATCTGGAAGACGGACTCGCCCAGCTGGCGGCGCGGTTTCACGGCTCCGGACCGTCGGTGCTCGGCGGGCGGGCCTTCTGCGACAGCTACGCCCCCGAACGACACCCGCTTGTCATGCGCGGTGACCACCGCATCGCCTGCGTCACCGGAACCTCCGGCTCCGGCGTGCGCTTCGGACCGGCGCTCGCCGCACGCGCGCTCGCGGCGATCGAGGATCTCTGA
- a CDS encoding cupin domain-containing protein, whose product MREADLRRLTLPDGAPAGAGWYSLACGTTTPVETHTVAEVWALLSGRGHAQVGEHTHDVEAGDVVVVPSGAVHALTNTGEERLDFVSVWWHPR is encoded by the coding sequence GTGCGCGAGGCTGACCTGCGTCGACTCACGCTGCCCGACGGCGCTCCCGCCGGCGCCGGTTGGTACAGCCTGGCCTGCGGAACGACCACCCCGGTCGAGACACACACGGTCGCCGAGGTGTGGGCGCTGCTCTCCGGCCGCGGCCACGCACAGGTCGGCGAGCACACCCACGACGTCGAGGCAGGAGATGTCGTCGTCGTGCCGAGCGGTGCCGTCCACGCGCTCACGAACACCGGTGAGGAACGCCTGGACTTCGTGAGCGTCTGGTGGCATCCCCGGTGA
- a CDS encoding lysine N(6)-hydroxylase/L-ornithine N(5)-oxygenase family protein, which translates to MSASVPSCQVLAIGLGPANLALGALAAPVADLQVRFLEARDGIRWHEGLMLAGSELQVSFLKDLTTMVDPTSPFTFLNYLAVHGNLYRFLIACDRGQAFRDDFARYYQWAASHLPDVAWNARVEDVRLVGGRLAVTTDKGATYRTDNLVLGTGRRPYLPPFADRPGLSGVIHASRYDVARDRIAGRDVLVVGGGQSGAEVVRDLIDREGNLPRSLTWVTSRLNFLPLDDSPFTNEWFHPAWVDHFGALPAARRASLLEHQRLASDGISGDILREIYRRLYHLDTMRPGLLRARLVVSSRVTSLEPLAHHRHRCVLEGIDDGATSTVDADVVVFATGYRRAEPPDYLAGIAPLLSGWELDSDYALRWDGPAAVRIFAQNAGDDSHGIADRNLSLNAWRAARIVNAICGRTVYRTGPDNSAVSWSPAALAPWGHRQGPPPTDDVPGAPDEGRMHYAGRAAAADVPRRADGGDDLRTGLVQPGATGARG; encoded by the coding sequence GTGAGCGCGTCCGTGCCATCATGTCAGGTGCTGGCGATCGGCCTGGGCCCCGCGAACCTCGCGCTCGGAGCGCTCGCGGCGCCCGTTGCCGACCTGCAGGTCCGCTTTCTGGAAGCCCGCGACGGGATTCGCTGGCACGAAGGGCTGATGCTGGCGGGAAGCGAGCTTCAGGTGTCGTTCCTGAAGGACCTCACTACGATGGTCGACCCGACCAGCCCGTTCACGTTCCTGAACTACCTCGCGGTGCACGGGAACCTCTACCGCTTCCTGATCGCGTGCGATCGTGGGCAGGCGTTCCGCGACGATTTCGCCCGCTACTACCAGTGGGCGGCAAGCCACCTCCCCGACGTCGCCTGGAACGCCCGTGTCGAGGACGTCCGGCTCGTCGGCGGCCGACTCGCCGTCACCACCGACAAGGGCGCCACCTACCGGACCGACAACCTGGTGCTCGGCACCGGACGGCGCCCCTACCTGCCACCGTTCGCTGACAGACCGGGCCTGAGCGGGGTGATTCACGCCTCCCGGTACGACGTAGCCCGCGACCGGATCGCCGGGCGTGACGTGTTGGTCGTCGGCGGAGGGCAGTCGGGCGCGGAGGTCGTGCGGGACCTCATCGACCGGGAGGGGAACCTGCCTCGCTCGCTCACCTGGGTGACCAGCCGGCTGAACTTTCTCCCGCTCGACGATTCCCCCTTCACCAACGAGTGGTTCCACCCGGCCTGGGTCGATCACTTCGGTGCGCTGCCGGCCGCGCGGCGGGCAAGCCTGCTCGAGCACCAGCGGCTCGCCAGTGACGGCATCAGCGGGGACATCCTGCGCGAGATCTACCGTCGCCTGTACCACCTCGACACCATGCGCCCCGGCCTGCTCCGGGCACGGCTCGTCGTCTCCAGCCGCGTGACCAGCCTCGAACCACTGGCGCACCACCGCCACCGCTGCGTACTCGAGGGCATCGACGACGGTGCCACCAGCACGGTCGACGCCGACGTCGTCGTGTTCGCCACCGGCTACCGGCGCGCCGAGCCGCCGGACTACCTTGCCGGCATCGCCCCGCTGCTGAGCGGCTGGGAGCTCGACTCGGACTACGCGCTGCGCTGGGACGGGCCGGCGGCGGTACGCATCTTCGCGCAGAACGCCGGCGACGACAGCCACGGCATCGCCGACCGCAACCTCAGCCTCAACGCCTGGCGCGCTGCCCGGATCGTCAACGCGATCTGCGGGCGGACCGTGTACCGCACCGGTCCTGACAACTCCGCCGTGTCCTGGTCACCGGCGGCACTCGCCCCCTGGGGGCACCGCCAGGGCCCTCCACCCACCGACGACGTGCCAGGAGCGCCTGATGAGGGACGCATGCACTACGCAGGCAGGGCCGCCGCCGCTGACGTCCCCCGCCGGGCCGACGGTGGCGACGATCTTCGAACAGGTCTCGTCCAACCCGGCGCTACGGGTGCGCGAGGCTGA
- a CDS encoding class I tRNA ligase family protein — MPLLVVATPPTPNGDLHLGHLSGPYLAADILARAATQRGDLAALVTGLDDHQTYTELRALRDGSAPEAVADHFGQAIEASWRAAAVRPDHVTYPRQDRHHAARAAQAVATLHRLGQLDLRERPLPWCRACQRWCYEGFVTGICPHCAAPSGGNVCEVCGHPNDCADLAQPTCALCGRACDLRLCARWYLPLEAHRDQLRDFWDRTVMDDHVRRLCEQLAEQRLPDVAVSHPGHWGLPLDLAGAAGQRIFTWLEMASGYIAATDTLTARQRFDWSAQWRGGQVAECFGFDNAFYYAFLFPVVLRALEPDAAPATTFVGNELYQLAGEKFSTSRQHAIWTPDAVRRRPTDHLRLFLAYDRPATGHTSFTWPALAARLDDDLLSLWHGWLAEAARRRDLIQAAAPPGAADALAQGRAWSEPARHLTAESFSPRTALGALRALAARARAHAAAAESEAGSAAGRARLARAVAEESSALAWLAIGLWPIAPTLAEQLWHALGLHGLPSAASGPPAADVTAEAPGRCALLRPTLAGAAQ, encoded by the coding sequence GTGCCGCTGCTCGTGGTGGCGACGCCGCCGACACCCAACGGAGATCTTCACCTGGGCCACCTTTCGGGCCCATACCTCGCCGCCGACATTCTCGCGAGGGCTGCGACCCAGCGCGGTGACCTGGCGGCATTGGTCACCGGACTCGACGACCACCAGACCTACACCGAACTGCGCGCCCTGCGGGACGGATCGGCGCCGGAGGCAGTCGCCGACCACTTCGGCCAGGCGATCGAGGCGTCGTGGCGCGCCGCGGCGGTCCGGCCAGACCACGTCACCTATCCCCGCCAGGACCGCCACCATGCCGCGCGTGCCGCCCAGGCGGTCGCGACGCTGCACCGCCTCGGGCAGCTGGACCTGCGCGAGCGCCCGCTGCCCTGGTGTCGCGCCTGCCAGCGCTGGTGCTACGAAGGATTCGTCACCGGCATCTGCCCGCACTGCGCCGCCCCGTCGGGTGGGAACGTCTGCGAGGTATGCGGGCATCCGAACGACTGCGCGGACCTTGCCCAACCCACCTGCGCCCTGTGCGGCCGGGCCTGCGACCTGCGGCTTTGCGCGCGCTGGTATCTGCCGCTCGAGGCGCACCGCGATCAGCTGCGCGACTTCTGGGACCGCACCGTGATGGACGACCACGTCCGCCGGCTATGCGAGCAGCTCGCCGAGCAGCGGCTGCCCGACGTCGCGGTCAGCCACCCCGGCCATTGGGGCCTCCCACTCGACCTGGCCGGAGCGGCTGGTCAGCGGATCTTCACCTGGCTCGAGATGGCGTCCGGCTACATCGCGGCCACCGACACGCTCACGGCCCGCCAGAGGTTCGACTGGAGCGCCCAGTGGCGCGGCGGACAGGTCGCGGAGTGCTTCGGGTTCGACAACGCCTTCTACTATGCTTTCCTCTTTCCGGTCGTCCTGCGGGCGCTGGAGCCGGATGCCGCACCCGCGACCACGTTCGTCGGCAACGAGCTCTACCAGCTGGCCGGAGAGAAGTTCTCGACGAGCCGCCAGCACGCAATCTGGACACCGGACGCGGTACGACGCCGCCCGACCGACCACCTGCGCCTGTTCCTCGCCTACGACCGCCCGGCCACCGGTCACACGAGCTTCACCTGGCCGGCGCTCGCGGCGCGGCTCGACGACGACCTGCTCTCCCTCTGGCACGGCTGGCTGGCCGAGGCGGCACGGCGCCGCGACCTGATCCAGGCCGCCGCCCCACCCGGCGCCGCGGACGCACTCGCGCAGGGCCGTGCCTGGAGCGAGCCCGCGCGCCACCTCACCGCGGAGAGCTTCTCCCCACGCACGGCCCTCGGCGCCCTGCGCGCCCTGGCCGCACGGGCACGGGCGCACGCTGCCGCGGCGGAGTCCGAGGCGGGCAGCGCCGCAGGGCGTGCCCGCCTCGCCCGCGCCGTCGCCGAGGAGTCGAGCGCCCTGGCCTGGCTGGCGATCGGTCTCTGGCCCATCGCACCGACGCTGGCCGAGCAGCTGTGGCACGCGCTCGGTCTCCATGGCCTGCCGTCCGCGGCCAGCGGGCCGCCGGCCGCGGACGTGACGGCCGAGGCGCCCGGGCGCTGTGCGCTACTGCGCCCCACACTCGCGGGAGCCGCACAGTGA
- a CDS encoding SET domain-containing protein → MLHPDIVPGISRHGSGLFAARDIPVGAVVWGPCPSCTRLRRAALRTLPEPSAAWLDEHGYWCRDGSLILPCGHAHLMNHSCAANVLDAGLAVGIAVRAISRGSEVTCDYRTFRYDPPWSFVCACGKPQCAGSVRSASLGMPAGLEETWARRVAAALRKAPAAPQPLGMGVLSHGDITEPVRRQR, encoded by the coding sequence ATGCTGCATCCGGACATCGTTCCCGGGATCAGCCGGCACGGCTCGGGTCTCTTCGCGGCGCGTGACATCCCCGTCGGCGCCGTCGTGTGGGGGCCCTGCCCGTCATGCACACGGCTGCGCCGCGCCGCGCTGCGCACCCTGCCGGAGCCCAGCGCGGCCTGGCTCGACGAGCACGGGTACTGGTGCCGGGACGGCAGCCTCATCCTGCCATGCGGGCACGCACATCTGATGAACCACTCGTGTGCCGCAAACGTGCTCGACGCCGGACTCGCGGTGGGCATCGCCGTCCGGGCGATATCCCGGGGCAGCGAGGTCACCTGCGACTACCGGACGTTCCGGTACGACCCGCCGTGGAGCTTCGTGTGCGCCTGCGGCAAGCCGCAGTGCGCCGGGAGCGTGCGGTCGGCGAGCCTCGGCATGCCGGCCGGGCTCGAGGAGACCTGGGCGCGTCGCGTCGCGGCGGCGCTCCGCAAGGCGCCGGCGGCGCCGCAGCCACTCGGCATGGGCGTCCTCAGCCACGGCGACATCACCGAGCCGGTCAGGAGGCAGCGCTGA
- a CDS encoding preATP grasp domain-containing protein → MSTVVLANTISPVMVSTPSPRYGRMMAAVTPRKLWQACGGDAVVTLAPASWEFRAYVGATLGREPDAVDVVAPPAVSTGHAVDVLRASGRIDEVVARGTVAPFALDPQVASLASAYGLRVAPYRDQPPAEAVRAASLINTKAGFRAVAAELGLPLAPGGAAGDAAQLRRKLPAVAERHRRVIVKLDRGSNGYGNFVVDADQGPVSEQVERGLAEAAEQRSGYVYEAFLDFHSVPSIEMEVLDDSVRPLYTCDQRTVDRSFTGMVTPATTASSLLTRLTAHATQVGWWLHRHGYRGVFDLDTGLHDVDGKTAFVCSEVNGRRTGGTYLHELSRLLLDAGPYEEIAWRADSRRAPAGARFAQGVRALADAGLAPSATGGGVVLTADTLEIDGRWRYLVVGTSPAAVAEREAACLAVLGTA, encoded by the coding sequence GTGAGCACCGTCGTCCTGGCGAACACCATCAGTCCCGTCATGGTCAGCACTCCGTCGCCGCGTTACGGGCGCATGATGGCGGCCGTCACGCCACGTAAGCTCTGGCAGGCGTGCGGAGGCGATGCCGTGGTGACACTCGCCCCGGCCTCCTGGGAGTTCCGTGCCTACGTCGGGGCCACCCTGGGCCGAGAGCCCGACGCTGTCGACGTCGTCGCGCCCCCGGCTGTCAGCACCGGGCATGCAGTGGATGTCCTTCGTGCCAGCGGGCGTATCGACGAGGTGGTCGCCCGCGGCACGGTGGCGCCGTTCGCGCTCGATCCGCAGGTCGCGTCGCTCGCGTCCGCCTATGGGCTGCGGGTCGCGCCCTACCGCGACCAGCCGCCGGCGGAGGCCGTGCGCGCCGCCTCGCTGATCAACACCAAGGCGGGTTTCCGTGCAGTGGCCGCCGAGCTCGGGCTGCCACTCGCGCCTGGCGGGGCCGCGGGTGACGCGGCGCAGCTGCGAAGGAAGCTCCCCGCGGTCGCCGAGAGGCACCGCCGGGTCATCGTGAAGCTCGACCGGGGGTCCAACGGCTACGGCAACTTCGTCGTCGACGCGGACCAGGGACCGGTCAGCGAGCAGGTCGAGCGCGGCCTCGCCGAAGCCGCCGAACAACGCTCGGGCTATGTCTACGAAGCATTCCTCGACTTCCACTCCGTGCCCAGCATCGAGATGGAGGTCCTCGACGACTCCGTCCGCCCGCTGTACACATGTGACCAGCGGACGGTCGACCGCTCGTTCACCGGCATGGTCACACCCGCCACCACCGCCTCTTCCCTGCTCACCCGGCTCACGGCACACGCCACGCAGGTCGGCTGGTGGCTGCACCGCCACGGCTACCGGGGCGTGTTCGACCTCGACACCGGTCTCCACGACGTGGATGGCAAGACCGCCTTCGTGTGCAGCGAGGTCAACGGGCGCCGAACCGGTGGGACCTATCTACACGAACTCAGCCGCCTTCTCCTGGACGCCGGTCCGTACGAGGAGATCGCCTGGCGCGCGGACAGCCGGCGTGCGCCGGCCGGTGCGCGCTTCGCCCAGGGAGTCAGGGCGCTCGCGGACGCCGGCCTGGCACCATCCGCCACCGGCGGCGGGGTGGTACTGACCGCCGACACGCTGGAGATCGACGGTCGCTGGCGCTACCTCGTCGTCGGCACCAGCCCGGCCGCGGTGGCGGAGCGTGAAGCGGCCTGCCTCGCGGTGCTGGGCACGGCGTGA